A segment of the Lactobacillus sp. ESL0700 genome:
AGAGTTTGGCGAGACGCCGATAGATTGGCAATTACCGCAAACAGTTGGGCAAGCAGATTTAGCGTAGGTGAGATTAATGAGTGTTTTTGAAATATTAAAAGATAAAGTCCAGGCTAGTTACAAGAATTATCGGATTGTTTTTCCAGAAGGAACCGATAAACGGGTGATTGCAGCTGCTAGCCGGCTAGCACAAGAAAAGATAATTGAGCCGATTTTGTTGGGTAATCCGCAAAAGATTATGGCAATAGCCCAGGCTGCTGACAGTGATTTGCATGGAGTAACCGTTATTGATAACGCAACTTACACGCATTCAGATGAGATGGCTGCGGCATTTATCGCTGCTCGCGGTAGTCGCGGCAAGGATTTGACGCCGCAAGAAGTTGCCACTCAGCTGCAAGATCCTAATTATTTTGGCACAATGCTTGTAAAAATGGGCCAGGCTGACGGCATGGTGTCGGGTGCCGCACATTCAACGGCCGATACTGTGCGGCCAGCATTGCAGTTAATTCATGCGGCCGAGGGGATGCATCGTGTTTCTGGGAGCTTCATCATGGAACGCGGCAAGGAAAAATATGTTTTTGCCGATTCGGCAATTAATATTGATCCCGATAGCAGCACTTTGGTAGAGATTGCTTACCAATCTGTGCAAACAGCGCGGCTAATTGATATTGATCCCAAGGTGGCATTTTTGAGTTTTTCGACTAAAGGATCTGCCAAAGGAGAAATGGTTGCTAAGATGCAGGAAGCTACGGCTCTGTTCCACCAGCAACATCCAGAGATTGCTGCCGATGGCGAATTGCAGTTTGATGCGGCCTATGTTCCAGAAGTTGCGGCAACGAAGGCGCCGAACTCACCACTTAAGGGTCAGGCTAACATTTTTATTTTTCCAGAATTGCAGTCGGGTAATTTAGCTTATAAAATTACGCAGCGACTTGGCAACTTCACGGCAATTGGGCCAATTCTGCAAGGATTAGCCGCACCGGTCAATGACTTATCGCGCGGTGCTAACAGTCAGGACATTTATCATATGGCGATTTTGACAGCTGCACAGGCACTTTTGGGGGATGAGCAAAAATAATGAAATTGGAAGTTAGTTCTGCTGCTGAAATGCAGCAAATTGGGGCAGCCATTGCACAAACAGCGCGGCCACACGACTTATTACTGCTAAATGGTGACTTGGGCGCTGGTAAAACAACGTTAACACAAGGCATCGGTCGGGCATTGGGCGTTAAGCGTCCTGTGAAGAGTCCAACGTTTACCATTGTGCGCGAATATCGTGAGGCTAAATTACCGTTATTTCATATGGATTTTTACCGTTTAGAAAATGACGACCTGTCCTCAATTGATTTAAACAGTTATTTAGCAGAGCCGGGACTAGTTGTGATTGAGTGGCCGCAGATAATTAAAGCGGATTTGCCTAGTGAATATTTGCAATTAGTAATTAGCCGCGTTGATGATAGCTGGAACTCAACTAAACGAATAATTGAATTTAAGCCGCAAGGAGAACGCAATCAAACTTGGGTTAATGAAGTATTAGCTAAAATTAAATAATAGATAAAAAAGCAGAACTATTTAATTATGGTTCTGCTTTTATATTGCTTTAATATATATTTATAATTTTTTGTTATTTTCATATTGAAAATAAGTCTTGCAATGACTTATAATATATAAAACTATATTTTTATAAGAAATGTATATATAACGAACATAGATACTGTATTAAGTCGTTATCTTTAGAAAGGCTAATGATGGGAAAAAATGTTGTAATAGCGCAGTTTTTAACCAATATGTATGATCCGCTTGAAAATCAAACACTGACAACAATTGATATTGTCAAAGAGACACATAAGTTATATCAATCTGTAGCAAGATATGGTATTGAGCTTCACACCTTAGTTAACTTTGATAACCAAGCTGACCCGCCAGAGTTACAAAAAGTCATTAAGATTGAACCGTTTACACATTATCCAAGTGATAAATTCTATTTTTTACGTTGGGAATTAACTCTTGAATACTTATTAAATCACCCCGAAATTGAGAATGCTGCGTTGGTTGATGCCGGCGATGTGGAAATGATGAATTATCCGTTTGACGACATTGAAGAAAACAAAATATATGTTGGCGATGAGGAACAGAATTTAACCGCTCAAATCGTTGTTGATGATGATAAGCCTGAGTATTTAGATGACTTTATTAAACAAGCTCGCTATTTACAATTACTAAATACAGGGGTTGTGGTTGGCAGTCGCAAAATTCTGCTTGAGTTTTTATCAGTTATGGTGCGACTGTTTACTGAAGACGCAAATAATGAAAAATTTTATCCTGAAGTTGCTCATTTGGGAGATTTTGAGATGGCACTGGTAAATTATGTTCTTTATACCAAGTTCCCCAAGAGATTATGTCATGGCCGCAAGGTGACAACATATTTTGTTTATTATGAGCGGAATAGTTCAGCGTGGTTTAAACACAAGTAGAAGTCGATTAATATTATGAATAAAGAAGAATTTTTTAAATTATATGGTAATAAAATTTTTGCCTTCCAGGTAAAAATGGGCATTTGGAAGCCCGTAGCTATGGCAGGAGAAGATAATAACCCACAGCTAGTAATTATTTTTAAAGATGACAATAGCTTGGCTTTTCCAGGCAGCATTAGCTTTTATCCAGATGAGCGGAATTGGCAGTTCGATGAAGAACTTCAGCAAATCGTTTTTATGGATGAAAGTAACACTAATGAGGTGTCTAGATATGCCTTGCCAACTGAAGAAAATCGCCATTATTTTATTCTTACCAAAGTAGGCAATGAAAATAATCGTTATTTGTGTTATAAGGACATTGATTTTACAAGAAGTGTCCAAGTCGATAATCTGCTGCCAAGTCGAAGAGTGATTTTTATGCCAGAATCTGCAGATGTAGCAGTAAGGTCTCAGATGAAAGACTATGCTAGAGAATATTGCTGCCAGGTTAAGTGGCTAAAAAGCGACCTAGAAAATTCATGGTCATTTTTAGACAAAGCATGGCATAAAATTATTGATACACCAAGTTTAGAGCAGGTTTGCGTAATTATTGCTGGTTTACCGAGCTTAGACAAGCAGGTTTGGTATGACAAATTAGCGATGTATCTGGATGAAAATGACATCAATTTTATTTCTGGAAGTAGAACAGAAGTCATCATTGTTTTGAGTCAATTATTAATTATTCATGACCACCAATTGCTTGCAGAGGATAAGATTCAATCGCCATTTGAATTAGGTAAGTTCGGCTTTAGCTATTCTATTTAAATAGGCAAATGTAGTTACGTGCAGGAAAGCCCTATCATTAAGCAAGAAAGTTTTGTTGTATTTTTCAAAAAAACATTAATATATATTGATGTTTTTTTATTTTTTGTATTGCAAGCCTTTATTTTTATGCTTTATAATATATGAAGTTATACTTTTTTAATAAGAATAGGACATATCATAATGGGAAAAAATGTTGTTATTGCACAGTTCTTTACTAATATGTATGATCGGCAAAGAGGCCAAACCATTGAAAACATTGATATTGTGAAAGAAACGCATGATTTATATGAATCAGTAGCTAAGTTTGGTGTGGAATTACACACACTAATTAACTTTAAAAATGAGACAACACCGCCGCCATTAGAAAAGCTGATTCAAATTAAGACACTTGAAGATTATCCATGCTATAAGATGTACTTCTTGCGCTGGGAAGTGACATTTGAATATCTGTTGCAACATCCTGAAATTGAAAAGGCCGCATTGGTTGACGCTGGGGACGTTGAGATGCTCAACTATCCGTTTGATCAAATTGAGGACGACATGTTGTATGTTGGTGATGAAGATAACGATCTTACTGGAACAATTATTACCAACGATGCCAAGCCGCTGTATTTGTCAAAGTTTATCGATAAAAACCGCCACTTGCAGCTGCTGAATACGGGAGTCATGGTTGGTACCCGAAAGACACTGCTCGAATTTTTGGCAATTATGGTAAAACTGATTGTTGAAGATTTCAAAAATGAAAAATTTCATCCAGAGTTGCCACATTTAGGCGATTATGAGATGGGAATTACGTGCTATATTCTCTATGAGTTTTTCCAAAATCGTACTTGTCATGGCCGCTTGGTTAATACGCGGTATAAGTATTATGAGCGAAATAGTTCAGCGTGGTTTAAGCATAAATAAGGTTGTGATTAAAAATGAACGAACAGGAATTTTTGCAACGCTTTGAACACAAAATTTTTAATTATCAAGTACGATTAAGTAACTGCAATTGGGTAATCGTTGGGATGTTACCAGGCGGCTATTTAGCAACCACTTTTGAGCGCGATCACACGTTGAAGTTCCCAGACTCAATTGGGTTTTTCCCTGATGAGCGTTACTGGGAATTTGACGAACAAAAGCAAATGATCATTTTGAAAAATCAGGACAAGTCTAAGATTGTTGCCAAGTATTTGCTGCCAAAAAACAGCGATGGTTACAGCTTTATTTTAACGAATGCAGATGATGTTAATCAGCGCTACATCACTCATTTAAATTTTGATTTTAATGTTAAAGTTAGTCCATACAGCACTTTGGACAAGCAGCAAGTTATTTTCTTAAAAAATAACATTACAGATGACGCAACTAAAGCTAATTTAGAAATGTATGCAGTTAAAGAATGCTGTGATATTCGCTATCTTGATGTTTCAAACGACGAGTGGGACTTTATAGATGCGGCTTGGAATGCAATAACAGAAGGTAATGAGCTTAAGCAAGTCTGTGTTTTCTTTACCGGGATACCAGATATGACCAAACCGGTTTTAACTGACAAGTTAACTCTGCAATCTCAAGATGACAATACTAAATTTGTCTCGGGCACCAAGGGTGATGTTGATGTTGTCCTGTCACAACTGTTAATCATGCATTATCATGAGCAAATCATGGAAACTGATGAATTGCATTCGCCAGTTGAGTTGCTAGATCAGGTAATTACCAATTAAGGAATTTGCAACGGAGAAAAGATTGATTAAATGAATGAACAGGAATTTTTACAGCGCTTTGAACATAAAATATTCAATTACTCAGTAAGAATGCGTTACGGCAGTTGGATCATGGTCCAAATGGCTTCAGGCGGCTATTTGGCAATTATTTTTGCTCGCGATCATACATTGAAGTTCCCATCCAATATTGGCTTTTATCCTGACGAGCGGCGCTGGGAATTTGATGAACAAAATCAGATGATCCTTTTCAAAGATCTGAATAATACCAAGGTTGTATCCCGGTACTTGTTACCAAAGGAAAAAGATGATTACTGCTTCATTTTAAAAAATGCAGATGACCCTACTAAAATATATATCGCTCATTTAAATTATGATTTCAACGTTGAAGCCAGTCCAGTTAGTGTGCTAGATAAACAGCGGGTTATTTTCTTGAAAAATAATCACGAAGATAAACAGGCTTGGGCTAAGCTCGCACAGTATGAAATTGATGAATGTTGTAAGATTAAGCATCTTGACGCTGCAGATGATGAGTGGGACTATGTAAATGCAGCTTGGAAAGCGGCAGTTGAGGACACTGAAATAAAACAAGCTTGTGTCTTTTTCACAAGCGGACTCAGTACCAAGCAGCGAGTATTATCTGATAAGTTAATCATGCACAATCCAGATGAGGGTGCTAAATTTGTTTCAGGTACTCGAGGAGATGTCATTGTCGTATTGGCGCAGCTGTTAATCATGCACTATCATGAGCAAATCATGGAGGTTGGCCAGTTGCATTCGCCAGTTGAATTGCTAAATAAGGTAGCTCTTAATTAAGGAAAATGATATGGAAAATGTTGTCATTACGCAATTTTTTACTAACTTGTATAATGCTGAAACAAAGCAGGCAGTAAAAGATGTTAACATTATAAAAGAAACACAAGCATTACAAGAATCAGTGGCTAAATACGGGATCGAATTACATACGCTAATTAATTTCAAAAATTCATTTCCCGTACCAGAATTACAAAAAATTGTTGAGTTAGATTCCGTTACCAACAATGCGACAGATAACATCTATCTTTTGCGCTGGGTAGTAACTTTTGACTATCTGTTAAAGCATCCAGAAATTAAAAAAGCCGCAATTGTTGATGCTGGGGATGTCGAAATGATGAATTATCCTTTCGATGAAGTTGATGATCAGACATTATATATTGGTGACGAAAATAATGATCTGAGCGACGCAATCATTACCACTGATTCCCAGCCTGATTATTTAAGAAATTTCACGATTAGAAATCGAAATTTGGAACTGTTAAATCCTGGAGTTGTGATTGCCTCAAGAGACGTACTAATGGAATTTCTTGCGATTTTGGTAAAATTAATTGTTGAAGATACGCAAAATAAGAAATTTGCTCCTGATCAAGCGCATTTGGGTGAATATGATATGGCGTTGCTCAATTATGTTTGTTATCAGATGTTTCCTGAGCGATTATGTCATGGGCGCAAAGTATGTACAGTTTTTCAGCATTCGCAAACTTTCACTAATTCATGGTTTAAGCATAAGTAGGGGTCCATCAGATGAATGAAAAAGAATTTATTAATTTTACTAAAGATCGAATTTTTATCTTTCAATCTAGGGCAGCAGAAGTCTATTGGGTAAAGGTCTTCTTGAATGGCAGTGCACCTGAGAATTATTTGACGATTATCTTTAATTCTGATCATACTTTAAGCTTTCCTGCACGTTTGGGCTTTTATCCGGCTGAACGGGGGTGGCAATTTGATGAAGCTGAGCAGCAGATTGACCTTTTAGATGAGTCTGGAACGATCGTGGTGGATCGGTATGCTTTGCCGCAAAATCCTGATGACGACCACTTTATTTTAAACAATATCAATGATGACGCTAAACGTTATCTTAGTTTTAAAGAATTTGCGATAAATAAGGAGGTTCAACCTCGGGCAGTATTAGCTACTCAGCGACTTATCTTAATTAGCAGTGATTATCAAGCTGTTGAAAACCAGGTTGATCAGTGTGCAATTGCAAATTCGGGTAATACTAAATGGCTAAAAAGTTCTTTAAACTCGCCATGGGAATTAATCAACGAAGCTTGGGAGACAATTACCCAAGATACTGATCTTAAAGAGGTTTGTGTCTTTTTCGGCGGCACCCTAACCAAAGATGAGCATGTTTTTTCTGAAAAGTTAGTGCGCAAGCAAACTGAAGATGAGCTGTATATCTCTGGTAGTCGGGCCAACATTATTGTTACGCTATCACGGATGCTAATCTTGCATTATCAGGAGCGAATAATGGAAAACGGCCAGTTACATTCGCCAATTGAATTGCTAAGTCAGGTAATTACCAATTAAAAGTTTAATAATCAAAAAATAACCTTGGTAGCCAATGCTATCAAGGTTATTTTATATCTGATAAACCAAATTTTTAATCGCGTCATCGCCAAACTCTTTGTTTTGGGCAATTAAAATCCCAGCACATGCCTCGCTGTCGCTGAGGGCATTATGGTGGTGCCACAACTCGACATTTAAAGCTTTTGAGACCGTGTCTAGCTTGTGATCATGCAAGTCTGGCTCGAATAACTTACTGGTTTGCAAGGTATCGATCACAAAATAGTGCGGCTCCTGAATATCATAGCGAGCCAGGCTTTGGCGCATCACATTGGTATCAAAGCGCGCATTGTGAGCAGTAACTAACATTCCCGGTTGGAATAAGTCCTTAATCTGCGGCCATACTTCTGCCATTGTTGGTGCGTCTTGCACGTCAGCTGCTGTAATGTCATGTATCTGAATGTTGCGACCATCAAATGGCATCTGCGGATTAATCACGGTGTAGAAGCGGTCGACAATTTGATTGTCGCGAACCATTACCAGAGCTAGTGAACAGGCACTTTCTGGATGATGATTAGCGGTTTCGAAATCCATTGCAATAAAGTTCATTTTTTCTCCTTAAAAACTTAATTTTAGTATAACATAGGATGAAGCAAGCAGATTAATGCGGTAGAATATAACAAGACAGATTGAAGGGATGTTTGGCTTTGGAATTATTAGATTTAAAAAAGCACGGAATTGACATTAAAGAGCAAGTTCCACTCAGTAAATATACATTTACCAAGACGGGTGGTCCCGCGCAATACCTTGCTTTTCCCAAAAATGAAACAGAATTAACGCAGCTAGTATCGGCTGCACGGCAAGCTCAACTTCCCCTGACCGTGATTGGCAATGCATCAAACCTGATTATTCGTGATGGTGGCATTAGCGGATTAGTGCTTATTTTAACAGAAATGAACGAGATTAAGGTGGCAGCTGAGCAGGTGACGGCACAAGCCGGCGCTCGGATTGTTGATACCGCGTTTACTGCTGCTCATGCTGGCTTAAGCGGGTTAGAGTTTGCGGCTGGCATCCCCGGTAGTGTTGGTGGTGCTGTCTTCATGAATGCCGGTGCTTATGGTGGCGAAACTTGTGAAGCCGTGCAGTCAGTTCGGGTTTTAACGCAAACTGGTGAAGTAAAAACTTACACTAATGAAGAAATGGCCTTCTCTTACCGGAATTCACTGGTTCAGGAGACTGGCGACATTGTTATTGCGGCCACTTTTGCATTGACGAAAGCGCCAAAAGCGCCGATCTTAGCTAACATGCATTATCTAAATGCACTAAGACGCTATAAGCAACCGCTGGAATATCCCTCTTGTGGTAGTGTCTTTAAGCGGCCGACGGGCCATTATGTTGGGCCGATGATTATTCAGGCTGGCTTGCAGGGGCGGCAAATTGGCGGTGCGCAAGATTCGACCAAGCATGCTGGCTTTATCGTTAATAAAGGTGGTGCAACAGCAACGGATTATTTGGACTTGATCCATTTAATCCAGAAGGTTATTAAAGAAAAATTCGCCATTGATTTACAAACTGAGGTTAGAATTATTGGTCAGGCAACTGATTAAGAACATCCTATCAGAAAGGAGTATTTATGCATTTTAATCTGGCAAATATCTTTACGTGGAGTAACTTTTCGCTAGTGCTCGATGTTTTGATTATTTGGTTTTTGGTTTATCACCTGATTATTTTAATTAGAGGGACCAAGGCTGTGCAACTAGCCAAAGGAATTGTGCTGATTTTTATTGTGCGTATCATTGCCGGCATTTTGCAGCTGCACACGACAACGTGGCTAATTGATCAGATTGTGTCGTGGTCGGTGGTTGGGATCATCGTGATTTTCCAACCAGAAATCCGGCGTGGACTTGAGCACTTAGGGCGGCTGCCAATCTTTGGCGGTCGTGAAGAAAGTGCGCGCGATGAGTCAATTAAGTTCATCAAGGAACTGGACAAAGCGATTCAGTACATGTCCAAACGGCGGATTGGTGCCTTAATTACTATCCAACAAGAAACCGGACTTGAGGATTATATTGAAACTGGGATTAAACTGAACGCCGACGTTACCGGTGAATTATTAATTAACATTTTTATTCCTAACACGCCGCTGCATGATGGGGCGGTAATTATTAATCAGGACCACCAAATTGCCGTGGCCGCCGCATACTTGCCGCTGTCGGACAGCACGATGATTCCGAAGCGCCTGGGAACTAGGCACCGTGCGGCTGTTGGTATTTCTGAAGTGACGGATGCAATTACCATTGTAGTATCAGAAGAGACCGGCGGTGTCACGATCACGCGTAACGGGCGTTTCTTACTCGATATGAGTCGTGACGAATACTTGAAATATCTCAAGGCAGAGCTTGTTCCTAAAAAAGAAAAGAATACCAAGTGGTACCAAAAAATATTGGGTAAAATTTGGAAGTGGGGTGCTGACCGATGAAAGATTTTTGGCATAAGTCATGGGTTACCCGAGTAGTCTCACTGCTAATTGCAGTCTTGCTAGTCATTTATATTAACTACACCCAAGAGGGTTTCATGACTCAAGGACAATCAGATCGGACTAAGCAAACAGCCACTCAGACCCAAACAGTTAAGGTGCCTTTGCAGGTTTCAGTCGATACTGACAATTACTATGTTGTGGGTTATCCGGCTAAAGTTAGTGTTACTTTGGAAGGATCTAATGCCTTAGTTACCTCAACGATTAACACGCAAAACTTCCGGGCCTACATTGATTTAACGAATAAAAGTATTGGTGAGCATGATGTTCACGTTCACCTCAGCGGGCTAAGCAATCAGTTAGCATATACAATCAGTCCTAAAATTGTCCATGTGAATATTCAACGACGAAAATCAACGACAATGCCTGTTCAAATAGAGTATAATAAAGCTGCTGTGGCCCGTGGTTATAAGTTGGGTAAGGCAAGTGTTGACCCGCAACAGGTTGAAGTGACGGGTGCGCGCGGTGAGGTTGACCAGATTGACCAAATCGTTGCCAAAGCTGTTTTGCCTAATGACATTACCCATACGTTTGAGCGGCAAGTCAATTTGATTGCCGAAGACCGTAAGGGACGCCAGCTCAACGTGATTATTGAGCCAGCAACGGCCAAGGTGGTAGTACCGATTTCAATTGCTAAAAAAGAAGTCAAGTTGGAATTGATACCTAAGCATGAAAATACTAGCAAGGTTTACTCGCTAACAGCTAAAAATGATTACGTGACAATTTACGGTAGTCAATCAGCACTTGATAAGATTAAAACTTTAGCAGTTCCGGTTGACTTGAGCGAAGTTAATGCGTCGACTACCAAGATGGTACCGTTAAAGTTGCCACATGATGTGATTAAGGCAAGTATGCCGCAAGTAAGTGTGCAGATTAAAGTCGCAAATGTAAATAATTGAAGTTAGAAAAGAAAGGTTGTTTTTAATGTTAAAGTATTTTGGCACTGATGGTGTGCGCGGAATCGCAAATCAAGATTTATCTCCAGAATTAGCATTTAAGTTGGGTCGTGATGGCGGCTATGTTTTGACTAAAAATAAAACCAAAGAAGAACAAGCCAAGGTTCTAGTGTCACGCGATACGCGGATGTCAGGACAAATGCTTGAATATGCTTTGATTTCAGGTTTGTTATCAGTTGGAATTGAGGTCTTGGAAGTTGGCGTGATTACCACTCCAGGATTGTCCTACTTGGTACGCGCACAAGGTGCCGATGCCGGCGTGCAGATTTCCGCATCACACAACCCAGTTCAAGATAACGGCATCAAGTTCTTCGGTAGCGATGGCTTGAAGTTGTCTGACGAAATGGAAGGCGAAATTGAAAAATTAATCGATGCTAAGGAAGACACTTTGCCACGGCCATCAGCTGCAGGTTTAGGAACTGTTACTGACTTCCACGAAGGTAGCTCCAAGTACCTCCAATTTATCGAAAATACAATTCCTGAAGACCTTGATGGCATTAAGGTTGTGATTGACGGTGCTAACGGTGCTGCCAGCAGCCTAATTTCCCGGTTATTTGCTGATTGCGGC
Coding sequences within it:
- the pta gene encoding phosphate acetyltransferase, with product MSVFEILKDKVQASYKNYRIVFPEGTDKRVIAAASRLAQEKIIEPILLGNPQKIMAIAQAADSDLHGVTVIDNATYTHSDEMAAAFIAARGSRGKDLTPQEVATQLQDPNYFGTMLVKMGQADGMVSGAAHSTADTVRPALQLIHAAEGMHRVSGSFIMERGKEKYVFADSAINIDPDSSTLVEIAYQSVQTARLIDIDPKVAFLSFSTKGSAKGEMVAKMQEATALFHQQHPEIAADGELQFDAAYVPEVAATKAPNSPLKGQANIFIFPELQSGNLAYKITQRLGNFTAIGPILQGLAAPVNDLSRGANSQDIYHMAILTAAQALLGDEQK
- the murB gene encoding UDP-N-acetylmuramate dehydrogenase encodes the protein MELLDLKKHGIDIKEQVPLSKYTFTKTGGPAQYLAFPKNETELTQLVSAARQAQLPLTVIGNASNLIIRDGGISGLVLILTEMNEIKVAAEQVTAQAGARIVDTAFTAAHAGLSGLEFAAGIPGSVGGAVFMNAGAYGGETCEAVQSVRVLTQTGEVKTYTNEEMAFSYRNSLVQETGDIVIAATFALTKAPKAPILANMHYLNALRRYKQPLEYPSCGSVFKRPTGHYVGPMIIQAGLQGRQIGGAQDSTKHAGFIVNKGGATATDYLDLIHLIQKVIKEKFAIDLQTEVRIIGQATD
- a CDS encoding 3'-5' exonuclease; protein product: MNFIAMDFETANHHPESACSLALVMVRDNQIVDRFYTVINPQMPFDGRNIQIHDITAADVQDAPTMAEVWPQIKDLFQPGMLVTAHNARFDTNVMRQSLARYDIQEPHYFVIDTLQTSKLFEPDLHDHKLDTVSKALNVELWHHHNALSDSEACAGILIAQNKEFGDDAIKNLVYQI
- the tsaE gene encoding tRNA (adenosine(37)-N6)-threonylcarbamoyltransferase complex ATPase subunit type 1 TsaE is translated as MMKLEVSSAAEMQQIGAAIAQTARPHDLLLLNGDLGAGKTTLTQGIGRALGVKRPVKSPTFTIVREYREAKLPLFHMDFYRLENDDLSSIDLNSYLAEPGLVVIEWPQIIKADLPSEYLQLVISRVDDSWNSTKRIIEFKPQGERNQTWVNEVLAKIK
- the cdaA gene encoding diadenylate cyclase CdaA; its protein translation is MHFNLANIFTWSNFSLVLDVLIIWFLVYHLIILIRGTKAVQLAKGIVLIFIVRIIAGILQLHTTTWLIDQIVSWSVVGIIVIFQPEIRRGLEHLGRLPIFGGREESARDESIKFIKELDKAIQYMSKRRIGALITIQQETGLEDYIETGIKLNADVTGELLINIFIPNTPLHDGAVIINQDHQIAVAAAYLPLSDSTMIPKRLGTRHRAAVGISEVTDAITIVVSEETGGVTITRNGRFLLDMSRDEYLKYLKAELVPKKEKNTKWYQKILGKIWKWGADR
- a CDS encoding CdaR family protein, with translation MKDFWHKSWVTRVVSLLIAVLLVIYINYTQEGFMTQGQSDRTKQTATQTQTVKVPLQVSVDTDNYYVVGYPAKVSVTLEGSNALVTSTINTQNFRAYIDLTNKSIGEHDVHVHLSGLSNQLAYTISPKIVHVNIQRRKSTTMPVQIEYNKAAVARGYKLGKASVDPQQVEVTGARGEVDQIDQIVAKAVLPNDITHTFERQVNLIAEDRKGRQLNVIIEPATAKVVVPISIAKKEVKLELIPKHENTSKVYSLTAKNDYVTIYGSQSALDKIKTLAVPVDLSEVNASTTKMVPLKLPHDVIKASMPQVSVQIKVANVNN